A window of the Scleropages formosus chromosome 21, fSclFor1.1, whole genome shotgun sequence genome harbors these coding sequences:
- the smc1b gene encoding structural maintenance of chromosomes protein 1B isoform X2: MGYLKQIVVENFKSWRGRQVIGPFHRFSCIIGTNGSGKSNLMDAVSFVVGERAASLRVKHVRDLVHGAHVGRPVARAASVAMLYCEDDGAELLFCRSVAGDSSEYSINGKQVTFAKYTAELEKIGVVVKARNCLVFQGAVESIAMKDAKEMSRMFERISGSLELAEEYNQKKEALQKAKEDTQFHYKKKKAAALEKKHMSQVKEETQKYQYLMDDLNQAKLQLTLCQLYHSERGIGVQMESLRRSQVAVAEKSSGVALREQAVKVQKKEHGRLSRSLQQIEKESRAEEQKLAHHQQLYVKAKVNTAHQERKAQAARTDLQGARNLLRRKEQDLEELRRELADLDRAQAEFEREVEEEGVARGTSVQLEQEQLERYAELKEVSRKQSATLRQQLEKLRWDHRADCEKLEFDRRRKTEVEVSIKHTQAQLEEFTRRANKLLEYGNTCNSALEEHRKQEQSLSAELEEGRARSKVAEKELAEVLGELQNARIDSQESRGLERRNEVLENLRRLYPETMYGRLFDLCHPVHKKYQLAVTKVFGHYMNAIVVASERVARDCIRLVKEERAEPETFLPLDYITVSPLNERLRELPGAKMVADVIQCALLIRKAVQFVCGNALVCETLKEAQQIAFGGPERHKTVALDGTMFFKSGVISGGSSHLRSKARCWDEKDVNKLKERKEQLAAELHALLKLRRKEAELKQAQAQAKGIHTRLKYSQSELEAIRTKSIPACLAEKSRLESELVNLESDIKMQKENMEGKEAKMQAIQDNINKMDDEIFSDFCTEIGVANIREYEQEHLKQQQEVDRKRLQFGTQRTRLTTQLEYESTQLEQQMKKIRELEDAVYRAQKSVAQKKKEEERLLKDVDETMAKLEELRVVFLEQKSLVDASKEKLDEKLKRLQESSKELAKLQRDASSLQTALEQKRLERHNLLLGCKVQGLPIVLLSGSLDYISDVQADSEIPSTGTTMDIYEREEQIQIDYSVLRRELKELQSEEEVSAEVEQLQEAVSSLETALQRSSTPNFKALEKMREVKEIFQRAVDAFDTSTRVAKQRHHEFEQVKARRFRLFNQCFEHVAISIDQIYKDLCRNPSAQAIISVENPDEPYLEGITYHCVAPGKRFMAMDNLSGGEKAIAALSLLFAIHSFRPAPFFVLDEVDAALDNTNIGKVTRYIREQSREHFQVIVISLKEEFYSKADALLGVYSEFNDFSFSRLLTVDLTPYPLSEDTNAEREEV; encoded by the exons ATGGGCTATCTCAAGCAGATAGTTGTCGAGAACTTCAAGTCGTGGCGGGGAAGGCAGGTGATCGGGCCCTTTCACAGGTTCAGCTGCATCATCGGCACGAACGGATCCG GCAAGTCCAACCTGATGGACGCCGTGAGCTTCGTGGTGGGCGAGCGCGCCGCCAGCCTGCGCGTGAAGCACGTGCGCGACCTGGTCCACGGCGCGCACGTGGGCCGGCCGGTGGCCCGCGCCGCCAGCGTGGCCATGCTGTACTGCGAGGACGACGGAGCGGAGCTGCTTTTCTGCAGGAGCGTCGCAG GGGATTCGTCGGAGTACAGCATCAATGGCAAACAAGTCACTTTTGCCAAGTACACAGCAGAGCTGGAGAAGATTGGTGTTGTGGTTAAAGCGAGGAATTGCCTGGTGTTTCAG GGGGCTGTGGAGTCAATCGCCATGAAGGATGCCAAAGAGATGAGCCGCATGTTCGAGCGCATCAGCGGCTCTCTGGAGCTGGCGGAGGAGTACAACCAGAAGAAGGAGGCATTACAGAAGGCCAAAGAGGACACACAGTTCCActacaagaagaagaaggctgCTGCCTTGGAGAAGAAGCACATGTCACAAGTGAAGGAGGAG ACCCAGAAATACCAGTACTTGATGGATGACCTGAACCAGGCTAAGTTGCAGCTGACACTGTGCCAGCTGTACCACAGTGAGAGAGGCATCGGGGTGCAGATGGAGTCTCTGCGGCGCAGTCAGGTGGCTGTGGCCGAGAAGAGTAGCGGTGTGGCCCTGAGGGAGCAGGCTGTGAAGGTCCAGAAGAAAGAGCACGGCCGTCTGTCGCGAAGCCTGCAGCAAATAGAGAAGGAGAGCCG GGCGGAGGAGCAGAAGCTGGCACACCACCAGCAGCTGTATGTCAAAGCCAAGGTGAACACAGCGCACCAGGAGCGCAAGGCGCAGGCGGCCCGCACAGACCTGCAGGGGGCACGGAACCTGCTGCGCAGGAAGGAGCAGGACCTGGAAGAGCTGCGCAGGGAGCTGGCCGACCTGGATCGTGCCCAGGCAGAGTTTGagagggaggtggaggaggaaggagtCGCCCGAGGCACCTCcgtacagctggagcaggagcag CTGGAGCGCTACGCAGAGCTCAAGGAAGTGTCCAGGAAACAGAGCGCCACCctgaggcagcagctcgagAAGCTGCGCTGGGACCACAGAGCTGATTGCGAGAAGCTTGAGTTTGACCGCAGGAGGAAGACGGAAGTGGAG GTGAGCATCAAGCACACCCAAGCTCAGCTGGAGGAGTTCACGAGGAGAGCCAACAAGCTGCTGGAGTACGGCAATACGTGCAA TTCAGCCCTCGAGGAGCACCGGAAGCAGGAGCAGAGTTTGTCGGCGGAGCTGGAGGAGGGCCGGGCGCGTTCCAAGGTGGCGGAGAAGGAGCTGGCAGAGGTGCTGGGCGAGCTGCAGAACGCTCGTATTGACAGCCAGGAGAGCCGGGGCCTGGAGCGGCGCAATGAGGTGCTGGAGAACCTGAGGAGACTCTACCCGGAGACCATG TATGGTCGCCTGTTTGACCTGTGCCACCCGGTGCATAAGAAGTACCAGCTGGCGGTGACGAAGGTGTTCGGCCACTATATGAATGCCATCGTCGTGGCGTCGGAGAGGGTGGCGCGCGACTGCATCAGACTCGTGAAGGAGGAGAGGGCCGAACCCGAGACCTTTCTCCCGCTCGACTACATCACT GTGAGTCCTCTCAACGAGCGTCTGCGGGAGCTGCCGGGGGCCAAGATGGTGGCGGACGTGATTCAGTGCGCTCTGCTGATCAGGAAAGCGGTGCAGTTCGTCTGCGGGAACGCCCTCGTCTGCGAGACCCTGAAGGAGGCCCAGCAGATCGCCTTCGGCGGGCCTGAGCGCCACAAA ACTGTGGCACTGGACGGGACCATGTTCTTCAAGTCGGGGGTGATTTCGGGAGGCTCCAGCCACCTGCGCAGCAAGGCCCGCTGCTGGGACGAGAAGGACGTGAACAAGCTCAAGGAGCGCAAGGAGCAGCTGGCTGCCGAGTTACAT GCTCTGCTGAAGCTGAGGCGTAAGGAGGCGGAGTTGAAGCAAGCCCAAGCTCAGGCCAAGGGGATCCACACCCGTCTCAAGTACTCCCAGAGCGAGCTGGAGGCCATCCGCACAAAGAGCATCCCTGCCTGTCTTGCG GAGAAGTCTAGGCTGGAGAGTGAGCTTGTTAATCTGGAGTCAGatattaaaatgcagaaagaaaacatggaagggaaagaagcaaaaatgcaGGCGATCCAGGACAATATTAATAAG ATGGACGATGAGATTTTCTCTGATTTCTGCACGGAAATTGGGGTGGCAAACATCCGGGAGTATGAGCAGGAGCAcctgaaacagcagcaggaggtggacagAAAGAG GCTGCAGTTTGGGACCCAGCGTACCCGCCTGACCACCCAGCTGGAGTACGAGAGTACTCAGCTAGAGCAGCAGatgaaaaaaatcagggagCTGGAGGATGCTGTTTACAGGGCACAGAAGAGTGTGGCCCAAAAGAAGAAG gaggaggagcggctGCTGAAGGACGTGGATGAGACCATGGCGAAGCTGGAGGAACTGAGGGTTGTCTTCCTTGAGCAGAAGTCCCTCGTCGATGCCTCCAAGGAAAAGCTAGATGAAAAGCTGAAGAGACTGCAGGAAAGCTCCAA GGAACTAGCAAAACTCCAGAGAGACGCCTCCTCTCTGCAGACAGCACTGGAGCAGAAGAGGCTCGAGAGACACAACCTGCTACTTGGCTGCAAAGTGCAGGGCCTCCCCATCGTGCTCCTGTCTGGCTCCCTGGACTACATCAGCGATGTTCAG GCTGACTCAGAAATTCCGAGCACTGGCACCACGATGGACATCTATGAGCGCGAGGAGCAGATTCAAATTGACTACAGTGTGTTGCGGAGAGAGCTGAAG GAGTTGCAGAGTGAGGAGGAGGTGTCGGCTGAGGTAGAGCAGCTTCAGGAAGCAGTCAGTTCCCTGGAAACTGCACTCCAGCGTTCCAGTACACCCAACTTCAAGGCCCTGGAGAAGATGAGAGAGGTCAAAGAGATATTCCAGAGGGCAGTGGATG CATTTGATACTAGTACCAGAGTGGCTAAGCAGCGTCACCACGAGTTCGAGCAGGTGAAGGCCAGGCGCTTCCGTCTATTCAACCAGTGCTTTGAGCATGTTGCCATCAGCATCGACCAGATCTACAAAGACCTGTGCAGGAACCCCAGCGCACAG GCTATCATTAGTGTGGAGAACCCTGACGAGCCCTATCTGGAAGGTATCACCTACCACTGCGTGGCCCCTGGCAAGCGCTTCATGGCCATGGACAACCTGTCTGGGGGCGAGAAGGCCATCGCTGCGCTGTCCCTGCTGTTCGCTATTCACAG TTTTCGACCTGCTCCTTTCTTTGTTTTGGATGAGGTGGACGCTGCTCTGGACAATACCAACATTGGCAAG GTGACCAGATACATTCGAGAGCAGTCCAGGGAGCACTTCCAGGTCATCGTCATCTCcctgaaggaggagttctaCTCCAAGGCCGATGCTCTGCTGGGTGTGTATTCTGAG TTCAACGATTTCTCATTCAGCCGCCTCCTGACTGTTGACCTCACGCCATACCCGCTGAGCGAAGATACAAATGCGGAGCGGGAGGAAGTGTAG
- the smc1b gene encoding structural maintenance of chromosomes protein 1B isoform X1, with amino-acid sequence MGYLKQIVVENFKSWRGRQVIGPFHRFSCIIGTNGSGKSNLMDAVSFVVGERAASLRVKHVRDLVHGAHVGRPVARAASVAMLYCEDDGAELLFCRSVAGDSSEYSINGKQVTFAKYTAELEKIGVVVKARNCLVFQGAVESIAMKDAKEMSRMFERISGSLELAEEYNQKKEALQKAKEDTQFHYKKKKAAALEKKHMSQVKEETQKYQYLMDDLNQAKLQLTLCQLYHSERGIGVQMESLRRSQVAVAEKSSGVALREQAVKVQKKEHGRLSRSLQQIEKESRAEEQKLAHHQQLYVKAKVNTAHQERKAQAARTDLQGARNLLRRKEQDLEELRRELADLDRAQAEFEREVEEEGVARGTSVQLEQEQLERYAELKEVSRKQSATLRQQLEKLRWDHRADCEKLEFDRRRKTEVEVSIKHTQAQLEEFTRRANKLLEYGNTCNSALEEHRKQEQSLSAELEEGRARSKVAEKELAEVLGELQNARIDSQESRGLERRNEVLENLRRLYPETMYGRLFDLCHPVHKKYQLAVTKVFGHYMNAIVVASERVARDCIRLVKEERAEPETFLPLDYITVSPLNERLRELPGAKMVADVIQCALLIRKAVQFVCGNALVCETLKEAQQIAFGGPERHKTVALDGTMFFKSGVISGGSSHLRSKARCWDEKDVNKLKERKEQLAAELHALLKLRRKEAELKQAQAQAKGIHTRLKYSQSELEAIRTKSIPACLAEKSRLESELVNLESDIKMQKENMEGKEAKMQAIQDNINKMDDEIFSDFCTEIGVANIREYEQEHLKQQQEVDRKRLQFGTQRTRLTTQLEYESTQLEQQMKKIRELEDAVYRAQKSVAQKKKEEERLLKDVDETMAKLEELRVVFLEQKSLVDASKEKLDEKLKRLQESSKELAKLQRDASSLQTALEQKRLERHNLLLGCKVQGLPIVLLSGSLDYISDVQVESYRADSEIPSTGTTMDIYEREEQIQIDYSVLRRELKELQSEEEVSAEVEQLQEAVSSLETALQRSSTPNFKALEKMREVKEIFQRAVDAFDTSTRVAKQRHHEFEQVKARRFRLFNQCFEHVAISIDQIYKDLCRNPSAQAIISVENPDEPYLEGITYHCVAPGKRFMAMDNLSGGEKAIAALSLLFAIHSFRPAPFFVLDEVDAALDNTNIGKVTRYIREQSREHFQVIVISLKEEFYSKADALLGVYSEFNDFSFSRLLTVDLTPYPLSEDTNAEREEV; translated from the exons ATGGGCTATCTCAAGCAGATAGTTGTCGAGAACTTCAAGTCGTGGCGGGGAAGGCAGGTGATCGGGCCCTTTCACAGGTTCAGCTGCATCATCGGCACGAACGGATCCG GCAAGTCCAACCTGATGGACGCCGTGAGCTTCGTGGTGGGCGAGCGCGCCGCCAGCCTGCGCGTGAAGCACGTGCGCGACCTGGTCCACGGCGCGCACGTGGGCCGGCCGGTGGCCCGCGCCGCCAGCGTGGCCATGCTGTACTGCGAGGACGACGGAGCGGAGCTGCTTTTCTGCAGGAGCGTCGCAG GGGATTCGTCGGAGTACAGCATCAATGGCAAACAAGTCACTTTTGCCAAGTACACAGCAGAGCTGGAGAAGATTGGTGTTGTGGTTAAAGCGAGGAATTGCCTGGTGTTTCAG GGGGCTGTGGAGTCAATCGCCATGAAGGATGCCAAAGAGATGAGCCGCATGTTCGAGCGCATCAGCGGCTCTCTGGAGCTGGCGGAGGAGTACAACCAGAAGAAGGAGGCATTACAGAAGGCCAAAGAGGACACACAGTTCCActacaagaagaagaaggctgCTGCCTTGGAGAAGAAGCACATGTCACAAGTGAAGGAGGAG ACCCAGAAATACCAGTACTTGATGGATGACCTGAACCAGGCTAAGTTGCAGCTGACACTGTGCCAGCTGTACCACAGTGAGAGAGGCATCGGGGTGCAGATGGAGTCTCTGCGGCGCAGTCAGGTGGCTGTGGCCGAGAAGAGTAGCGGTGTGGCCCTGAGGGAGCAGGCTGTGAAGGTCCAGAAGAAAGAGCACGGCCGTCTGTCGCGAAGCCTGCAGCAAATAGAGAAGGAGAGCCG GGCGGAGGAGCAGAAGCTGGCACACCACCAGCAGCTGTATGTCAAAGCCAAGGTGAACACAGCGCACCAGGAGCGCAAGGCGCAGGCGGCCCGCACAGACCTGCAGGGGGCACGGAACCTGCTGCGCAGGAAGGAGCAGGACCTGGAAGAGCTGCGCAGGGAGCTGGCCGACCTGGATCGTGCCCAGGCAGAGTTTGagagggaggtggaggaggaaggagtCGCCCGAGGCACCTCcgtacagctggagcaggagcag CTGGAGCGCTACGCAGAGCTCAAGGAAGTGTCCAGGAAACAGAGCGCCACCctgaggcagcagctcgagAAGCTGCGCTGGGACCACAGAGCTGATTGCGAGAAGCTTGAGTTTGACCGCAGGAGGAAGACGGAAGTGGAG GTGAGCATCAAGCACACCCAAGCTCAGCTGGAGGAGTTCACGAGGAGAGCCAACAAGCTGCTGGAGTACGGCAATACGTGCAA TTCAGCCCTCGAGGAGCACCGGAAGCAGGAGCAGAGTTTGTCGGCGGAGCTGGAGGAGGGCCGGGCGCGTTCCAAGGTGGCGGAGAAGGAGCTGGCAGAGGTGCTGGGCGAGCTGCAGAACGCTCGTATTGACAGCCAGGAGAGCCGGGGCCTGGAGCGGCGCAATGAGGTGCTGGAGAACCTGAGGAGACTCTACCCGGAGACCATG TATGGTCGCCTGTTTGACCTGTGCCACCCGGTGCATAAGAAGTACCAGCTGGCGGTGACGAAGGTGTTCGGCCACTATATGAATGCCATCGTCGTGGCGTCGGAGAGGGTGGCGCGCGACTGCATCAGACTCGTGAAGGAGGAGAGGGCCGAACCCGAGACCTTTCTCCCGCTCGACTACATCACT GTGAGTCCTCTCAACGAGCGTCTGCGGGAGCTGCCGGGGGCCAAGATGGTGGCGGACGTGATTCAGTGCGCTCTGCTGATCAGGAAAGCGGTGCAGTTCGTCTGCGGGAACGCCCTCGTCTGCGAGACCCTGAAGGAGGCCCAGCAGATCGCCTTCGGCGGGCCTGAGCGCCACAAA ACTGTGGCACTGGACGGGACCATGTTCTTCAAGTCGGGGGTGATTTCGGGAGGCTCCAGCCACCTGCGCAGCAAGGCCCGCTGCTGGGACGAGAAGGACGTGAACAAGCTCAAGGAGCGCAAGGAGCAGCTGGCTGCCGAGTTACAT GCTCTGCTGAAGCTGAGGCGTAAGGAGGCGGAGTTGAAGCAAGCCCAAGCTCAGGCCAAGGGGATCCACACCCGTCTCAAGTACTCCCAGAGCGAGCTGGAGGCCATCCGCACAAAGAGCATCCCTGCCTGTCTTGCG GAGAAGTCTAGGCTGGAGAGTGAGCTTGTTAATCTGGAGTCAGatattaaaatgcagaaagaaaacatggaagggaaagaagcaaaaatgcaGGCGATCCAGGACAATATTAATAAG ATGGACGATGAGATTTTCTCTGATTTCTGCACGGAAATTGGGGTGGCAAACATCCGGGAGTATGAGCAGGAGCAcctgaaacagcagcaggaggtggacagAAAGAG GCTGCAGTTTGGGACCCAGCGTACCCGCCTGACCACCCAGCTGGAGTACGAGAGTACTCAGCTAGAGCAGCAGatgaaaaaaatcagggagCTGGAGGATGCTGTTTACAGGGCACAGAAGAGTGTGGCCCAAAAGAAGAAG gaggaggagcggctGCTGAAGGACGTGGATGAGACCATGGCGAAGCTGGAGGAACTGAGGGTTGTCTTCCTTGAGCAGAAGTCCCTCGTCGATGCCTCCAAGGAAAAGCTAGATGAAAAGCTGAAGAGACTGCAGGAAAGCTCCAA GGAACTAGCAAAACTCCAGAGAGACGCCTCCTCTCTGCAGACAGCACTGGAGCAGAAGAGGCTCGAGAGACACAACCTGCTACTTGGCTGCAAAGTGCAGGGCCTCCCCATCGTGCTCCTGTCTGGCTCCCTGGACTACATCAGCGATGTTCAGGTAGAGAGTTATAGG GCTGACTCAGAAATTCCGAGCACTGGCACCACGATGGACATCTATGAGCGCGAGGAGCAGATTCAAATTGACTACAGTGTGTTGCGGAGAGAGCTGAAG GAGTTGCAGAGTGAGGAGGAGGTGTCGGCTGAGGTAGAGCAGCTTCAGGAAGCAGTCAGTTCCCTGGAAACTGCACTCCAGCGTTCCAGTACACCCAACTTCAAGGCCCTGGAGAAGATGAGAGAGGTCAAAGAGATATTCCAGAGGGCAGTGGATG CATTTGATACTAGTACCAGAGTGGCTAAGCAGCGTCACCACGAGTTCGAGCAGGTGAAGGCCAGGCGCTTCCGTCTATTCAACCAGTGCTTTGAGCATGTTGCCATCAGCATCGACCAGATCTACAAAGACCTGTGCAGGAACCCCAGCGCACAG GCTATCATTAGTGTGGAGAACCCTGACGAGCCCTATCTGGAAGGTATCACCTACCACTGCGTGGCCCCTGGCAAGCGCTTCATGGCCATGGACAACCTGTCTGGGGGCGAGAAGGCCATCGCTGCGCTGTCCCTGCTGTTCGCTATTCACAG TTTTCGACCTGCTCCTTTCTTTGTTTTGGATGAGGTGGACGCTGCTCTGGACAATACCAACATTGGCAAG GTGACCAGATACATTCGAGAGCAGTCCAGGGAGCACTTCCAGGTCATCGTCATCTCcctgaaggaggagttctaCTCCAAGGCCGATGCTCTGCTGGGTGTGTATTCTGAG TTCAACGATTTCTCATTCAGCCGCCTCCTGACTGTTGACCTCACGCCATACCCGCTGAGCGAAGATACAAATGCGGAGCGGGAGGAAGTGTAG
- the smc1b gene encoding structural maintenance of chromosomes protein 1B isoform X3 produces MKDAKEMSRMFERISGSLELAEEYNQKKEALQKAKEDTQFHYKKKKAAALEKKHMSQVKEETQKYQYLMDDLNQAKLQLTLCQLYHSERGIGVQMESLRRSQVAVAEKSSGVALREQAVKVQKKEHGRLSRSLQQIEKESRAEEQKLAHHQQLYVKAKVNTAHQERKAQAARTDLQGARNLLRRKEQDLEELRRELADLDRAQAEFEREVEEEGVARGTSVQLEQEQLERYAELKEVSRKQSATLRQQLEKLRWDHRADCEKLEFDRRRKTEVEVSIKHTQAQLEEFTRRANKLLEYGNTCNSALEEHRKQEQSLSAELEEGRARSKVAEKELAEVLGELQNARIDSQESRGLERRNEVLENLRRLYPETMYGRLFDLCHPVHKKYQLAVTKVFGHYMNAIVVASERVARDCIRLVKEERAEPETFLPLDYITVSPLNERLRELPGAKMVADVIQCALLIRKAVQFVCGNALVCETLKEAQQIAFGGPERHKTVALDGTMFFKSGVISGGSSHLRSKARCWDEKDVNKLKERKEQLAAELHALLKLRRKEAELKQAQAQAKGIHTRLKYSQSELEAIRTKSIPACLAEKSRLESELVNLESDIKMQKENMEGKEAKMQAIQDNINKMDDEIFSDFCTEIGVANIREYEQEHLKQQQEVDRKRLQFGTQRTRLTTQLEYESTQLEQQMKKIRELEDAVYRAQKSVAQKKKEEERLLKDVDETMAKLEELRVVFLEQKSLVDASKEKLDEKLKRLQESSKELAKLQRDASSLQTALEQKRLERHNLLLGCKVQGLPIVLLSGSLDYISDVQVESYRADSEIPSTGTTMDIYEREEQIQIDYSVLRRELKELQSEEEVSAEVEQLQEAVSSLETALQRSSTPNFKALEKMREVKEIFQRAVDAFDTSTRVAKQRHHEFEQVKARRFRLFNQCFEHVAISIDQIYKDLCRNPSAQAIISVENPDEPYLEGITYHCVAPGKRFMAMDNLSGGEKAIAALSLLFAIHSFRPAPFFVLDEVDAALDNTNIGKVTRYIREQSREHFQVIVISLKEEFYSKADALLGVYSEFNDFSFSRLLTVDLTPYPLSEDTNAEREEV; encoded by the exons ATGAAGGATGCCAAAGAGATGAGCCGCATGTTCGAGCGCATCAGCGGCTCTCTGGAGCTGGCGGAGGAGTACAACCAGAAGAAGGAGGCATTACAGAAGGCCAAAGAGGACACACAGTTCCActacaagaagaagaaggctgCTGCCTTGGAGAAGAAGCACATGTCACAAGTGAAGGAGGAG ACCCAGAAATACCAGTACTTGATGGATGACCTGAACCAGGCTAAGTTGCAGCTGACACTGTGCCAGCTGTACCACAGTGAGAGAGGCATCGGGGTGCAGATGGAGTCTCTGCGGCGCAGTCAGGTGGCTGTGGCCGAGAAGAGTAGCGGTGTGGCCCTGAGGGAGCAGGCTGTGAAGGTCCAGAAGAAAGAGCACGGCCGTCTGTCGCGAAGCCTGCAGCAAATAGAGAAGGAGAGCCG GGCGGAGGAGCAGAAGCTGGCACACCACCAGCAGCTGTATGTCAAAGCCAAGGTGAACACAGCGCACCAGGAGCGCAAGGCGCAGGCGGCCCGCACAGACCTGCAGGGGGCACGGAACCTGCTGCGCAGGAAGGAGCAGGACCTGGAAGAGCTGCGCAGGGAGCTGGCCGACCTGGATCGTGCCCAGGCAGAGTTTGagagggaggtggaggaggaaggagtCGCCCGAGGCACCTCcgtacagctggagcaggagcag CTGGAGCGCTACGCAGAGCTCAAGGAAGTGTCCAGGAAACAGAGCGCCACCctgaggcagcagctcgagAAGCTGCGCTGGGACCACAGAGCTGATTGCGAGAAGCTTGAGTTTGACCGCAGGAGGAAGACGGAAGTGGAG GTGAGCATCAAGCACACCCAAGCTCAGCTGGAGGAGTTCACGAGGAGAGCCAACAAGCTGCTGGAGTACGGCAATACGTGCAA TTCAGCCCTCGAGGAGCACCGGAAGCAGGAGCAGAGTTTGTCGGCGGAGCTGGAGGAGGGCCGGGCGCGTTCCAAGGTGGCGGAGAAGGAGCTGGCAGAGGTGCTGGGCGAGCTGCAGAACGCTCGTATTGACAGCCAGGAGAGCCGGGGCCTGGAGCGGCGCAATGAGGTGCTGGAGAACCTGAGGAGACTCTACCCGGAGACCATG TATGGTCGCCTGTTTGACCTGTGCCACCCGGTGCATAAGAAGTACCAGCTGGCGGTGACGAAGGTGTTCGGCCACTATATGAATGCCATCGTCGTGGCGTCGGAGAGGGTGGCGCGCGACTGCATCAGACTCGTGAAGGAGGAGAGGGCCGAACCCGAGACCTTTCTCCCGCTCGACTACATCACT GTGAGTCCTCTCAACGAGCGTCTGCGGGAGCTGCCGGGGGCCAAGATGGTGGCGGACGTGATTCAGTGCGCTCTGCTGATCAGGAAAGCGGTGCAGTTCGTCTGCGGGAACGCCCTCGTCTGCGAGACCCTGAAGGAGGCCCAGCAGATCGCCTTCGGCGGGCCTGAGCGCCACAAA ACTGTGGCACTGGACGGGACCATGTTCTTCAAGTCGGGGGTGATTTCGGGAGGCTCCAGCCACCTGCGCAGCAAGGCCCGCTGCTGGGACGAGAAGGACGTGAACAAGCTCAAGGAGCGCAAGGAGCAGCTGGCTGCCGAGTTACAT GCTCTGCTGAAGCTGAGGCGTAAGGAGGCGGAGTTGAAGCAAGCCCAAGCTCAGGCCAAGGGGATCCACACCCGTCTCAAGTACTCCCAGAGCGAGCTGGAGGCCATCCGCACAAAGAGCATCCCTGCCTGTCTTGCG GAGAAGTCTAGGCTGGAGAGTGAGCTTGTTAATCTGGAGTCAGatattaaaatgcagaaagaaaacatggaagggaaagaagcaaaaatgcaGGCGATCCAGGACAATATTAATAAG ATGGACGATGAGATTTTCTCTGATTTCTGCACGGAAATTGGGGTGGCAAACATCCGGGAGTATGAGCAGGAGCAcctgaaacagcagcaggaggtggacagAAAGAG GCTGCAGTTTGGGACCCAGCGTACCCGCCTGACCACCCAGCTGGAGTACGAGAGTACTCAGCTAGAGCAGCAGatgaaaaaaatcagggagCTGGAGGATGCTGTTTACAGGGCACAGAAGAGTGTGGCCCAAAAGAAGAAG gaggaggagcggctGCTGAAGGACGTGGATGAGACCATGGCGAAGCTGGAGGAACTGAGGGTTGTCTTCCTTGAGCAGAAGTCCCTCGTCGATGCCTCCAAGGAAAAGCTAGATGAAAAGCTGAAGAGACTGCAGGAAAGCTCCAA GGAACTAGCAAAACTCCAGAGAGACGCCTCCTCTCTGCAGACAGCACTGGAGCAGAAGAGGCTCGAGAGACACAACCTGCTACTTGGCTGCAAAGTGCAGGGCCTCCCCATCGTGCTCCTGTCTGGCTCCCTGGACTACATCAGCGATGTTCAGGTAGAGAGTTATAGG GCTGACTCAGAAATTCCGAGCACTGGCACCACGATGGACATCTATGAGCGCGAGGAGCAGATTCAAATTGACTACAGTGTGTTGCGGAGAGAGCTGAAG GAGTTGCAGAGTGAGGAGGAGGTGTCGGCTGAGGTAGAGCAGCTTCAGGAAGCAGTCAGTTCCCTGGAAACTGCACTCCAGCGTTCCAGTACACCCAACTTCAAGGCCCTGGAGAAGATGAGAGAGGTCAAAGAGATATTCCAGAGGGCAGTGGATG CATTTGATACTAGTACCAGAGTGGCTAAGCAGCGTCACCACGAGTTCGAGCAGGTGAAGGCCAGGCGCTTCCGTCTATTCAACCAGTGCTTTGAGCATGTTGCCATCAGCATCGACCAGATCTACAAAGACCTGTGCAGGAACCCCAGCGCACAG GCTATCATTAGTGTGGAGAACCCTGACGAGCCCTATCTGGAAGGTATCACCTACCACTGCGTGGCCCCTGGCAAGCGCTTCATGGCCATGGACAACCTGTCTGGGGGCGAGAAGGCCATCGCTGCGCTGTCCCTGCTGTTCGCTATTCACAG TTTTCGACCTGCTCCTTTCTTTGTTTTGGATGAGGTGGACGCTGCTCTGGACAATACCAACATTGGCAAG GTGACCAGATACATTCGAGAGCAGTCCAGGGAGCACTTCCAGGTCATCGTCATCTCcctgaaggaggagttctaCTCCAAGGCCGATGCTCTGCTGGGTGTGTATTCTGAG TTCAACGATTTCTCATTCAGCCGCCTCCTGACTGTTGACCTCACGCCATACCCGCTGAGCGAAGATACAAATGCGGAGCGGGAGGAAGTGTAG